The following coding sequences are from one Halorubrum sp. BOL3-1 window:
- a CDS encoding iron-sulfur cluster assembly scaffold protein codes for MNNKFVRELLADHSQSPRNYGELPSPDVEAAMTNPQCVGPTHPEGDRVRLQVVLSDDGTTVETVRFTGDGCTLSQAGASLLSEQMIGASVSEVVEWDSEYIEEHVGMDLTPSRLQCAELILTAFRQAIEDGPTNPSS; via the coding sequence ATGAACAACAAGTTTGTCCGAGAGTTACTCGCAGATCACTCACAGAGTCCCCGGAATTACGGTGAGCTTCCCTCACCCGATGTTGAGGCAGCAATGACGAACCCACAGTGTGTCGGCCCAACCCACCCTGAAGGAGACCGAGTCAGGCTTCAGGTAGTTCTCAGTGATGATGGCACCACAGTCGAAACAGTTCGCTTCACCGGTGACGGATGTACATTGTCACAGGCCGGTGCCTCACTATTGTCTGAGCAGATGATTGGTGCCTCCGTCTCCGAGGTCGTTGAGTGGGACTCCGAATATATTGAAGAGCATGTTGGTATGGACCTGACACCATCTCGACTCCAGTGTGCGGAATTAATTTTGACTGCCTTTCGGCAGGCTATCGAAGACGGACCCACCAATCCCTCTAGTTGA
- a CDS encoding IS5 family transposase has product MEIDILDFIEQCRDLAKQALGKHAGEPASGGFARWVHVVLHCFRVEDERSYRETPNRLKYMAEVRDALNLDQDDLPDHTTIYKSFDRLKMWVWRALLRVSAQQHPQSGHAALDSTFFDRRRASSYFRQRAGRTIQTLKATTLTDVESLAVLDVHIAARWKHDTKTGPQVVRRNADDLQSVAADNGFQDWHTEYEIAAHDVEYLVHYRGSSAKAAANNALNRANGYAQRWMAETSYSTTKRSLGDAVRALSWYRQFREIVLMFAISNIEPLCESL; this is encoded by the coding sequence ATGGAGATCGACATCCTCGACTTCATTGAGCAGTGTCGTGACCTAGCTAAACAAGCGTTAGGGAAGCACGCGGGCGAGCCCGCCAGCGGCGGGTTCGCCCGCTGGGTTCACGTCGTTTTACACTGTTTTCGGGTCGAAGACGAGCGCAGCTACCGTGAAACGCCGAATCGGCTGAAGTACATGGCCGAGGTTCGTGATGCGCTCAACTTAGATCAGGACGATCTCCCCGATCATACGACGATCTACAAGTCGTTTGATCGGCTGAAAATGTGGGTGTGGCGGGCGCTGCTGCGCGTTTCCGCGCAGCAGCACCCGCAGTCTGGCCACGCTGCGCTCGACAGCACGTTTTTCGACCGCCGACGTGCGTCATCGTACTTCCGCCAGCGGGCAGGACGAACAATACAGACGCTCAAAGCGACGACATTGACTGATGTGGAATCACTTGCTGTTCTCGATGTTCACATCGCAGCACGGTGGAAGCATGATACAAAGACCGGACCGCAGGTCGTCCGCCGAAACGCGGACGACCTGCAGTCCGTCGCCGCCGATAACGGCTTCCAAGACTGGCATACCGAGTACGAAATCGCCGCACATGACGTTGAGTACCTCGTCCACTACCGTGGTTCGTCAGCGAAAGCAGCTGCGAACAACGCGCTCAACCGAGCAAACGGCTACGCTCAGCGGTGGATGGCCGAAACATCCTACTCGACAACGAAGCGCTCGCTCGGCGATGCCGTGCGAGCGCTGAGCTGGTATCGACAGTTCCGTGAAATTGTCCTGATGTTCGCCATCAGCAACATAGAACCACTGTGTGAGTCGCTGTAA
- a CDS encoding protein adenylyltransferase SelO family protein: MPFSFDTSYKDLDSKLYSTAKPKNVDTPEVLVVNENLCNDLGLNREDLISQILSGQDLLEEPIAQAYAGHQFGTYTVLGDGKAMILGGHIHNGSRYCCVE, from the coding sequence ATGCCCTTTTCATTTGATACGAGCTACAAAGATTTAGACTCCAAACTCTATTCAACAGCGAAGCCCAAAAACGTCGATACTCCGGAGGTTCTAGTCGTTAATGAGAATTTGTGTAACGATCTCGGATTAAATAGAGAGGATTTAATTAGTCAAATTCTTTCAGGACAAGATCTTCTGGAAGAACCGATTGCTCAAGCATATGCAGGGCATCAATTTGGAACGTATACTGTGCTTGGGGATGGAAAGGCGATGATTTTAGGAGGACATATACACAATGGCAGTAGATATTGCTGTGTTGAATAG
- the sufB gene encoding Fe-S cluster assembly protein SufB: MSSKQDDLKETNTEARFEFKKEEKSAFRSDKGLTEETVRVISEDKGEPEWMLERRLRALEQFQEMPMPTDWPGQPDLSEVDVDEIVPYIRPDVDVRAGVDDWTELPDEIQDTFDKLGIPEAEKNALSGVGAQYESEVVYQNMQERWEDKGVVFCNMDEAVQEHEELVREHFMTKCVPPSDNKFAALHGAIWSGGSFVYVPENTTVDMPIQAYFRMNSEGMGQFEHTLIIAEEGAEVHYIEGCSAPKYSKFNLHCGGVEVFVDEDAHVQYSTVQNWSKNTYNLNTKRAIAEKGGRMEWISGSMGSKATMLYPSTILKGRGASDNHITIAMAGEGQDIDTGAKVYHNAPETKSTVESKSIAKDGGRTNYRGLVHIADGAENSSTAVECDALMFDNESTSDTMPYMEINESKVDVAHEATVGKIGDEDIFYLQSRGLDDDDAKQMIVSGFIEPITEELPIEYAVELNRLVELEMEGSLG, encoded by the coding sequence ATGAGTTCAAAACAAGACGATCTCAAGGAAACGAACACCGAGGCCCGCTTCGAGTTTAAGAAGGAGGAGAAGTCCGCCTTCAGAAGCGATAAGGGTCTCACCGAGGAGACGGTCCGCGTCATCTCCGAAGATAAGGGCGAGCCGGAGTGGATGTTAGAACGCCGCCTGCGCGCGCTTGAGCAGTTCCAGGAGATGCCGATGCCGACCGACTGGCCCGGACAGCCGGACCTCAGCGAGGTTGACGTCGACGAGATCGTCCCGTACATCCGGCCGGACGTTGACGTTCGCGCCGGCGTGGACGACTGGACCGAACTTCCAGACGAGATTCAGGACACCTTCGACAAGCTGGGCATCCCGGAGGCGGAAAAGAACGCGCTCTCGGGCGTCGGCGCCCAGTATGAGTCCGAAGTTGTGTACCAGAACATGCAGGAGCGGTGGGAGGACAAAGGCGTGGTCTTCTGTAACATGGACGAGGCCGTCCAAGAGCACGAAGAACTCGTCCGTGAACACTTCATGACGAAGTGTGTCCCGCCGAGCGACAACAAGTTCGCGGCGCTTCACGGTGCGATCTGGTCGGGCGGCTCGTTCGTCTACGTCCCTGAGAACACAACCGTCGACATGCCTATCCAGGCGTATTTCCGGATGAACTCCGAGGGGATGGGTCAGTTCGAACACACGCTCATCATCGCTGAGGAAGGCGCCGAGGTCCACTACATCGAGGGCTGTTCGGCCCCGAAGTACTCGAAATTCAATCTCCACTGTGGCGGGGTTGAGGTGTTTGTCGACGAGGACGCCCACGTTCAGTACTCGACCGTTCAAAACTGGTCGAAGAACACGTACAACCTGAACACGAAACGCGCTATCGCGGAGAAGGGCGGGCGCATGGAGTGGATCTCCGGCTCGATGGGGTCGAAGGCGACGATGCTGTACCCGTCGACGATCCTGAAGGGCCGCGGCGCCTCCGACAACCATATCACCATCGCGATGGCCGGCGAAGGTCAAGACATCGACACGGGCGCGAAGGTCTACCACAACGCGCCCGAGACCAAATCCACCGTCGAGTCGAAGTCGATCGCCAAGGACGGTGGCCGCACCAACTACCGCGGACTCGTCCACATCGCGGACGGCGCCGAGAACTCCTCGACCGCGGTGGAGTGCGACGCGCTGATGTTTGACAACGAGTCGACCTCCGATACGATGCCGTACATGGAGATCAACGAGTCGAAGGTCGACGTCGCACACGAGGCGACCGTCGGGAAGATCGGCGATGAGGATATCTTCTACCTCCAGTCGCGCGGGCTTGACGACGATGACGCGAAACAGATGATCGTCTCCGGGTTCATCGAACCGATCACCGAAGAGCTGCCGATCGAGTATGCGGTCGAACTGAACCGGCTCGTTGAGCTCGAGATGGAGGGCTCGCTCGGGTGA
- a CDS encoding PAS domain S-box protein, translated as MSLSGTKINVVYVDDDLDFAEMAAEFVERHDERIDVQTASSTSEGLDRLAEDEFDCVVSDYDMPEKNGVEFLKAMRESHPEVPFILFTGKGSEEVASKAISAGATDYLQKGPGTSQYEILVNRITNAVEQRRTRKEVARTEQRLRTIAENTTDVLWMFSTDWDELLFINSPYEEIWGRSIDELHEEPRSFLEGTHPEDRDLVKEAMAQLSAGEPVNIEYRVNADEDYSRWVWVQGQPLFGDGDEVGKVVGYAKDITERKNLKTDLEWYETLVNSSGDPMYIADTDGYFEYVNEALCEITGYEKEALIGGHVRKIMNEESLESAEKLIRSLLSSENQRGTFEMEGITKGGGSIPAENHLSLIFNGGKFQGTVGVVRDISERKDREQKLTALNDVAGDLITSKSVEQVCERTIEASEQILDFDMSVIALEDSGMLSPVAVSKNIPPAGMADMSVTQGISGKTYRTGKSFLINRMTAHEDADPQGPYKSAISLPIGDHGNFQAVATTSDAFDEKDLELGELLINHTENALERLAHEQRLQRQNLRLEKFANVVSHDLRNPLNVAQGRINIARENRKSEHLDAAADAVNRGFDLIDNLLDLARAEQDITDTEDVAVAELAEDCWNTVETGNAEIAVDIGSIVEANRSRLRQLFENLFRNSVEHGGENITVEVGSLPDGFYVADTGPGIPVEKREDVFEEGYSESQDGTGFGLAIVKQIVEAYGWKIRITDGQEGGARFEIFGVNDVSE; from the coding sequence GTGTCTCTGTCTGGAACTAAAATCAACGTTGTTTATGTTGACGATGATCTGGATTTTGCGGAGATGGCTGCCGAATTCGTTGAACGGCACGACGAACGGATCGATGTCCAGACCGCATCAAGTACAAGCGAGGGGCTAGATCGACTCGCTGAGGACGAGTTCGACTGCGTCGTTTCCGACTACGACATGCCCGAGAAGAATGGGGTTGAGTTCCTAAAAGCCATGCGCGAGTCCCATCCCGAAGTGCCGTTTATTCTCTTCACCGGGAAGGGTTCCGAGGAGGTGGCCAGTAAGGCTATTTCTGCTGGCGCCACCGATTACCTGCAGAAAGGGCCGGGAACAAGCCAGTATGAGATCCTGGTAAATCGAATCACGAACGCCGTTGAACAACGTCGTACCCGCAAGGAGGTCGCCAGAACCGAGCAACGTCTCCGGACCATCGCAGAAAACACTACGGATGTCCTCTGGATGTTCAGTACCGACTGGGATGAGCTTCTGTTCATCAATTCTCCATACGAGGAGATCTGGGGGCGCTCGATAGACGAACTCCATGAAGAGCCACGCTCCTTTCTTGAGGGCACCCATCCTGAGGATCGAGACCTCGTCAAGGAGGCCATGGCTCAACTCTCGGCCGGAGAGCCAGTCAATATAGAATACCGCGTGAATGCCGACGAAGATTACAGCCGCTGGGTATGGGTTCAGGGTCAACCGTTATTTGGAGATGGCGACGAGGTGGGCAAGGTTGTGGGCTATGCCAAAGATATCACCGAACGTAAAAATCTCAAGACCGACCTCGAATGGTATGAAACCTTGGTTAATTCGTCTGGCGACCCGATGTATATTGCTGATACTGACGGATATTTTGAATACGTAAACGAGGCCCTCTGCGAAATAACCGGCTACGAGAAGGAGGCGTTAATTGGGGGGCACGTCCGAAAAATAATGAACGAGGAGAGCCTCGAATCGGCAGAGAAACTCATTAGATCGCTGTTGTCCTCCGAAAATCAGCGAGGGACGTTTGAAATGGAGGGGATTACGAAGGGCGGGGGTTCGATCCCGGCTGAGAACCATCTCTCCCTGATATTCAACGGTGGAAAGTTTCAGGGAACCGTTGGCGTCGTGCGGGACATCTCTGAGCGCAAGGACCGCGAACAGAAGCTTACGGCCCTGAATGACGTTGCGGGCGACCTAATCACGAGCAAGTCGGTTGAACAGGTCTGCGAGCGCACTATCGAAGCCAGCGAGCAAATTCTGGACTTCGATATGAGTGTCATTGCACTTGAGGACTCAGGGATGCTTTCGCCGGTTGCTGTATCCAAGAACATTCCCCCGGCGGGAATGGCCGATATGTCGGTCACACAAGGGATATCTGGGAAGACCTATCGGACCGGGAAATCGTTCCTCATTAATCGTATGACGGCCCATGAAGACGCCGATCCTCAGGGACCGTACAAGTCGGCGATTAGTCTTCCAATCGGCGATCATGGAAATTTCCAAGCCGTCGCTACCACTAGTGATGCCTTTGATGAGAAGGATCTGGAACTGGGTGAACTGCTGATTAATCACACCGAGAATGCACTGGAACGGCTCGCTCACGAACAGCGCTTACAACGCCAGAACCTGCGACTGGAAAAGTTCGCTAACGTCGTCTCTCACGACCTTCGGAATCCACTCAACGTCGCTCAGGGCCGGATCAACATCGCCCGAGAAAACCGTAAGAGCGAGCATCTTGACGCTGCAGCAGATGCGGTCAATCGGGGCTTTGATCTCATCGACAATTTGTTAGATCTGGCAAGAGCGGAACAAGATATAACCGATACTGAAGATGTAGCAGTGGCTGAACTCGCCGAAGACTGTTGGAACACGGTCGAAACAGGCAATGCGGAGATTGCGGTCGATATCGGGTCAATAGTTGAAGCAAATCGAAGCCGACTTCGCCAACTCTTTGAGAATCTGTTCCGCAATTCGGTTGAACATGGCGGTGAAAATATAACTGTTGAGGTCGGGTCACTGCCAGATGGATTCTACGTAGCGGATACCGGCCCCGGGATTCCCGTGGAGAAGCGAGAGGACGTCTTCGAAGAGGGATACTCGGAGAGCCAGGACGGCACCGGATTCGGATTAGCCATCGTCAAGCAGATTGTAGAGGCATACGGGTGGAAAATTCGAATTACCGATGGGCAGGAAGGTGGGGCGCGATTTGAAATCTTCGGGGTCAACGACGTTTCTGAATAG
- a CDS encoding hybrid sensor histidine kinase/response regulator, protein MSSPLSLLHVGIDAGDQSAIMEVLTRSDVTVDPIAEPDAEAALSFLTDAEKLPDYIVSAYHLPGIDGIEFSQRRTSQGMGSAVPLVLFVKDGSESIAASALNAGVSAYVQRDYPDAVDQVVDRIRNDIDPSRSRGHTVTESEFESCQAELEWERERLEEVRRVLSHDLRSPLNVAKGYTQYISTETNKDDSQENNRNEPVSKITRALNRIDSYLDDLNVLIQQGQPVDSREPLELTEVARSAWSQSNTKKASLHVIKEGTLVSKEIVADRERTLGLFRELYVNAVDHGPANITVEVGPLPDGFYVLDDGPGIPEDSREDIFRAGMSDLKRRNGLGLARVKHIASAHGWNVSVCEGPEDGGCFEITGINTIAR, encoded by the coding sequence ATGAGTTCGCCACTGTCTCTGTTACACGTTGGTATTGATGCCGGGGATCAATCCGCAATAATGGAGGTTCTCACACGGTCAGACGTTACAGTTGACCCCATCGCTGAACCCGACGCCGAAGCGGCATTGTCGTTTCTTACGGACGCAGAGAAACTTCCCGACTATATTGTCAGCGCTTACCACCTTCCCGGAATAGATGGCATTGAATTCAGCCAGCGACGAACTAGCCAAGGTATGGGGTCGGCCGTTCCGCTCGTGTTATTCGTGAAAGATGGCTCAGAGTCAATCGCAGCGTCGGCACTCAACGCTGGCGTCTCAGCATACGTTCAGCGAGATTATCCAGACGCAGTCGATCAAGTTGTAGATCGCATCCGAAACGATATCGATCCCTCTCGTTCTCGGGGACATACCGTCACTGAATCCGAGTTTGAAAGCTGTCAGGCGGAGTTAGAGTGGGAGCGAGAGCGACTCGAAGAAGTCAGGCGAGTGCTCTCTCATGATTTGCGGAGCCCATTAAACGTGGCAAAGGGGTATACTCAGTACATCTCCACCGAGACAAATAAGGACGATAGCCAAGAAAATAACCGGAATGAACCGGTATCAAAAATTACTAGAGCTCTTAATCGTATCGATTCATATCTTGACGATCTGAACGTGCTGATACAGCAGGGCCAGCCGGTCGATTCACGGGAACCATTAGAACTCACAGAAGTCGCTCGTTCGGCTTGGAGCCAAAGTAATACAAAGAAAGCAAGTCTCCATGTAATCAAGGAGGGGACGCTGGTTTCGAAGGAAATTGTTGCTGACCGCGAAAGAACGCTCGGACTATTTCGAGAGCTATATGTCAACGCGGTTGATCACGGACCGGCAAACATAACGGTTGAGGTCGGACCGCTGCCCGATGGGTTCTACGTTCTGGATGACGGCCCCGGAATTCCCGAAGACAGCCGAGAAGACATTTTCCGGGCAGGGATGTCCGATCTTAAGAGACGAAATGGACTCGGATTAGCACGAGTGAAACATATCGCTTCCGCTCATGGGTGGAACGTTTCAGTGTGTGAAGGACCGGAAGACGGCGGTTGTTTTGAGATTACGGGCATTAATACTATTGCTAGATAG
- a CDS encoding response regulator, with the protein MSRSIVADFHAEVELTDSTEHRSLQSRIVVSDEQIGVAIDGTKRTIEISSIFDIVQGVSQIRSVESTETVTLAFWSDSQRETISISTDIEILVKFQNVLYKKLLNETEVVDTYRSRTGEKKANHTYRIFVTNSQIRLQSSKTDDQIIIDRNDIIKFKTPPSSPTSGDQEPAAVIYSETDNQINKTTVCLPSFRTLNLFVRYLRADLLSTDKIGTTAGAKNTIEILLIDDNQHDIEMAEVFLKEQSDRFSFTSVLSASDGLDELNQVDDPAESFDCIVSDYQMPGTDGLELLNKIRERYQNLPFILYTGQGSKEIMKQAVLDDATDYVKKGVGREQYEILSGRIRKAVR; encoded by the coding sequence ATGTCGAGATCTATCGTTGCGGACTTCCACGCCGAAGTCGAATTAACCGACTCGACGGAACACAGATCTCTTCAATCTCGGATCGTCGTAAGTGATGAACAGATTGGGGTAGCGATAGACGGAACAAAACGGACGATAGAAATTTCAAGTATCTTTGATATCGTTCAAGGGGTCTCGCAGATACGGAGTGTTGAATCAACTGAAACAGTCACTCTCGCGTTTTGGAGTGACAGTCAACGAGAGACGATCTCGATCAGTACAGATATAGAGATATTAGTTAAATTCCAGAACGTTCTTTACAAGAAGCTACTGAACGAGACCGAAGTCGTCGATACGTATCGAAGTCGGACGGGAGAAAAAAAAGCGAACCACACGTACCGAATTTTTGTCACCAACTCGCAGATTCGTCTTCAGTCTAGTAAAACTGATGATCAGATTATTATCGATCGGAACGACATAATCAAATTCAAAACTCCTCCAAGCTCCCCGACGAGTGGCGACCAAGAGCCGGCGGCCGTGATCTATTCGGAGACTGACAATCAGATTAATAAAACAACTGTTTGTCTGCCGTCTTTTCGAACACTCAATCTATTCGTGCGCTACCTACGGGCAGACCTGCTATCTACGGACAAAATCGGCACTACGGCCGGAGCCAAGAATACAATCGAAATATTGCTTATTGATGATAATCAACATGATATAGAGATGGCGGAAGTATTCCTGAAGGAGCAATCCGATCGATTTTCTTTCACATCTGTGTTGAGCGCATCAGATGGGCTTGATGAGCTCAACCAAGTAGATGATCCTGCCGAGTCGTTTGATTGCATTGTGAGCGACTATCAGATGCCTGGGACAGATGGCCTTGAACTTCTCAATAAAATCCGGGAACGCTATCAGAACTTACCATTCATCCTATATACGGGGCAAGGGAGCAAGGAGATAATGAAGCAGGCAGTATTGGACGACGCGACTGATTATGTAAAAAAAGGTGTTGGCCGCGAACAGTACGAGATTCTTTCCGGACGTATTCGGAAAGCTGTTCGCTAG
- a CDS encoding GAF domain-containing protein, producing the protein MVNEVRILHVDDEPDFIELVTTFLERKNEQFQVGTATSASDGLDQLAADEYDCIVSDYDMPGQDGIEFLEAVREDYPDLPFILYTGKGSEEVASDAITAGATDYLQKGSGTEQYELLANRITNAINQYRSSRRAVNLWRIRTIRSEINQALIRSKSRSNAEARVCEIISESEPYLFTWIGEMDSKTQRLEPRAWAGIGKDYLDDITVTADDTETGQGPGGTALQERRIAVSQNVQQDPDFEPWREDALERGYQSLAAVPLEYEDTFYGVLGVYAEQPNAFDEDERNLLAEIGDDIAHAFHSIEVQDQLRTERDQRRALFENAPGPMVAAEIRDGGDTHIVTAVNNAFEEVFNYDTEAVVGKDPSEFLVPEKDLNRHEEFRERANTGNTFVAEVDRITADGPRTFLLQMIPYGLDDSRADGLYACYTDISERSERERAITKLHQATNELMEATAPETVADIATEAVTEILDMPNNGVHLYDEEEEGLVPIAWTEQAEEIVGEPPIFTPGEGIAGRAFETGEPQIYRDISTAADCLNPDTDIRSEIIFPLADHGVLVIGSSEPDAFDETDVSLAKIVATHMTTALDAVEHERELKKEQAFIEQALDTLSDMFYVIGVDGNLRRWNHRASRVTGYPRDELAEMYATELFPEDEQETVANAIEETISTGEAIVEADILTADGERIPYEFTGDRLTGLEGDVIGLIGVGRDISDRKQREQELERQNERLNEFSNVVSHDLRNPLNVVEGRLELAREDCDSEHLDDAASAVDRSLTLIDDLLTLAREGETVSETESVGLSETVEGCWQNVETNNATLVTETDRTIRADSSRFQQLLENLIRNAVEHGGDDITITVGGLDDGFYIADNGPGIPEEKREQVFEAGYSTTNDGTGFGLNIAKEVAKAHGWDICVTEDETGGARFEITGIEFAV; encoded by the coding sequence ATGGTAAATGAAGTCCGGATTCTCCACGTTGATGACGAGCCGGATTTTATAGAGCTAGTTACAACGTTCCTCGAACGTAAAAACGAGCAGTTTCAGGTAGGTACCGCAACGAGCGCTAGCGACGGACTTGATCAGCTCGCCGCTGACGAGTACGACTGTATCGTCTCCGATTATGATATGCCGGGTCAAGATGGCATCGAGTTTCTTGAGGCCGTTCGTGAGGACTATCCTGACCTGCCGTTCATTCTCTATACGGGCAAGGGTAGCGAGGAAGTCGCCAGCGATGCGATCACCGCTGGTGCTACCGATTACCTTCAGAAAGGCTCCGGGACCGAACAGTACGAACTTCTTGCAAACCGGATCACCAACGCCATCAACCAGTATCGCTCTTCTCGACGCGCGGTGAATCTCTGGCGTATCCGCACCATTCGTAGTGAAATAAATCAAGCGCTTATACGTTCGAAGTCCCGTTCGAATGCCGAAGCCCGTGTTTGTGAGATCATCAGCGAATCTGAGCCGTATCTGTTTACATGGATTGGCGAGATGGATTCCAAGACCCAACGTCTCGAACCGCGGGCGTGGGCGGGCATCGGTAAAGACTATCTTGACGACATCACTGTCACTGCCGACGATACCGAGACCGGCCAGGGTCCGGGTGGCACGGCACTACAAGAGAGACGTATCGCGGTCTCCCAAAACGTACAACAGGACCCCGATTTCGAACCGTGGCGTGAAGACGCACTCGAACGTGGCTACCAGTCACTCGCTGCCGTCCCACTCGAATACGAAGACACATTCTACGGAGTACTCGGCGTCTACGCCGAGCAACCAAATGCGTTCGATGAAGACGAACGCAACCTGCTGGCCGAAATCGGAGACGACATCGCCCATGCGTTCCACTCCATCGAAGTCCAAGACCAACTTCGTACAGAACGCGATCAACGACGGGCACTCTTCGAAAATGCCCCCGGTCCGATGGTCGCTGCCGAGATTCGTGACGGAGGCGATACTCACATCGTGACCGCCGTCAACAACGCCTTTGAGGAAGTGTTCAACTACGACACCGAAGCGGTTGTCGGTAAGGATCCATCCGAATTTCTCGTTCCCGAGAAGGACCTGAACAGGCACGAGGAGTTCCGAGAGCGGGCGAATACCGGCAACACGTTCGTCGCAGAGGTAGACCGAATTACGGCTGATGGCCCCCGTACCTTCCTGCTCCAAATGATTCCCTATGGGCTTGACGATAGCCGTGCTGATGGGTTGTATGCGTGTTATACGGATATCTCTGAGCGGAGCGAGCGCGAACGGGCCATCACGAAGCTCCATCAGGCAACGAACGAACTCATGGAAGCGACGGCGCCCGAGACGGTCGCTGACATCGCAACCGAGGCAGTCACCGAAATCCTCGACATGCCGAATAATGGCGTTCACCTCTATGACGAGGAGGAAGAGGGACTGGTACCCATCGCGTGGACTGAACAGGCTGAAGAAATCGTTGGTGAACCGCCGATATTTACGCCCGGCGAAGGAATCGCAGGAAGGGCCTTCGAGACGGGAGAGCCACAAATTTATAGGGATATCTCGACCGCAGCCGACTGCCTCAACCCCGATACAGACATTCGGAGTGAGATTATCTTCCCCCTCGCCGATCATGGGGTCCTCGTTATCGGCTCATCCGAGCCGGACGCCTTCGACGAGACGGACGTGTCCCTCGCAAAGATAGTTGCCACTCACATGACGACTGCACTTGATGCGGTTGAGCATGAACGCGAACTCAAAAAAGAACAGGCGTTCATCGAGCAGGCTCTCGACACTCTTAGCGACATGTTCTACGTGATCGGAGTAGATGGTAATCTTCGGCGGTGGAATCATCGAGCTTCGAGAGTGACTGGCTACCCGCGTGACGAACTCGCAGAGATGTACGCGACCGAATTATTCCCCGAAGACGAGCAGGAGACGGTTGCCAACGCCATTGAGGAGACGATTTCAACGGGAGAAGCCATCGTGGAGGCTGATATCTTGACAGCTGACGGTGAGCGGATCCCCTACGAGTTCACTGGAGACCGACTCACCGGTTTGGAGGGGGACGTAATCGGTCTTATCGGCGTCGGGCGCGATATCTCCGACCGCAAGCAGCGAGAGCAGGAGTTGGAACGCCAGAACGAGCGCCTCAACGAGTTCTCTAATGTCGTCTCCCACGATCTCCGGAATCCACTGAACGTCGTGGAGGGTCGGCTAGAGCTGGCTCGCGAGGACTGCGACAGCGAACATTTGGACGACGCAGCTAGTGCCGTGGACCGGAGCCTCACGTTGATCGATGACTTGCTCACGCTCGCCCGTGAAGGCGAGACAGTCAGCGAGACCGAATCGGTTGGTCTATCCGAGACGGTTGAAGGGTGCTGGCAGAACGTTGAGACGAACAACGCGACACTCGTAACCGAGACCGACCGGACGATTCGCGCCGATAGTAGCCGATTCCAGCAGCTACTGGAGAACCTGATCCGAAATGCGGTCGAACACGGAGGCGACGATATAACCATCACGGTCGGCGGCCTCGACGACGGTTTTTATATTGCGGATAACGGCCCCGGCATCCCAGAAGAGAAGCGAGAACAGGTATTTGAGGCGGGCTATTCGACCACCAACGACGGTACGGGTTTCGGGCTCAACATCGCCAAAGAGGTTGCCAAGGCACATGGCTGGGATATCTGTGTTACTGAGGATGAGACCGGCGGAGCACGGTTTGAGATCACCGGTATCGAGTTTGCCGTATAA